In the Halococcus salifodinae DSM 8989 genome, CGGGATGCCGAAGGCGTGCCCGAGCAGTTCAGCAAGGCACCGTACTTCGACACGCTCGAAGTTCAGATCGTCCAAGAAGAGCAGTCCCGACTCGCCGCGCTCGAAGCCGGTGAGACCGACTCGGCGGCAGTGCCGCCGAACCGGGTCTCGAAGTTCCGCAACCTCGAACGGACCGACGTCTACGTCATCCCGCAGCCGTACAACGAGGTCTGCGTGTACAACATGCGCGACAACGGCTGGAACGCGGGGCCGGGCAACCTCTTCCGGAAGAAGAAGTTCCGGCAGGGTCTCGGCTGTGCCGTCAACAAACAGCGCCTCGTCAAGGGCGTTTTCCGTGGGTTCGCCGATGTCGAGTACACGTGGCAGCCCCAGTGGTCGAAGTGGTACCCCGACGACACGAGCAACATCATGGAGTTCGGGACGGGCGATCTGTACGGCCCGGAGGCAACCCAGAGTCGCATCAAGGAAGCCATCTCGGACACGGACTACGGCTACAGCGGCGGAATGTTGAAGAACCCGAGCGGCGAGACGGTGAACCTCACCCTCTATCACAGCGCCGGCCAGCCCACCGAGCGGTCGATGGCCGACTTCATCGCCCAGGAGTTCAAGCAGAACGCCGGCATCAACGTCAGCGTTTCGGCGATCCAGGGTGCCCAGTTCTCGCGGGAGTACTGGCAACAGCAGATCCCGGACAACCCCGACCAGTACGAGTGGAGTGCGGGGGCGAACAACGCGGGGCCGCGCGAAGTCACGAGCGCCAACCCGTGGGACATGTCGGTGGTCTTCGGTCTCAACACCTATCCGCTCAACCCCACCACCGCGAACGTGTTCTTCCAGAAGGACTCGGCGTACAACCCGTACGGCTACTACCCCTCTTGGAACGCCAGCGAACTGTTCGAACAGGCCAGCAGCGCGACGAGCGAGGAGGAACTCCAGCCTATCTTCAACGAGATCTTCGCGAAGATCTCCGAGGACCAGCCGATGGGGATGCTCGCGTTCCCCGCGGCCACGACCGGCTACGCGACGGGAATCGACGGCCCACAGGAGAACTTCTTCAGCGGCTGGGACTTCTCGACGTGGCACCGCAACGGCTGACGTAGCGACCCCGATCGCAGACTCCCACTCGACGATCTTTCAATCAATGTACGAGACACCCTCACTATGGGACTAGGATGGTATATCACACGCCGGGTCGGCTGGTCTTTCATCGTCACGTTCATCATCGTCTCGATAACGTGGGCGCTGTTGGCCGCCGCACCCAACCCCGAGATCGCTCAGGCAGCGACTCAGGTCGCGCTTCAGGGCGGCGATCCGGCGGCAGCACAGGAGGCTGCGGAGCGAGCACGCCAGCTCCGCGGACTCGATGCCCCACTCTACCAGCGCTACATCGACTACGTCACCAGCGTCTACACCCTCGATTGGGGCTGGTCGGAAACCCGGAGTCAGCCGGTGATCCAGGCGATCCTCGGGGCGCTGTACTACACGGCACAGTACTCGATCCCGTGGACGCTGCTGGTGATCGTCATCGGCCCGATCGTGGGGCTGTACTCCTCGGCCAACCAGTACAGCTGGAAGGATCACCTGGCGACGGGCTTTGCCTTCTTCGGGTACGCGATTCCGAACTTCTTCTTCGGGATCATCCTCCTGCTGATCTTCGGCGTCGAACTCGGGTGGATCCCGGTGATATACAACACCGGCGTGCCGGTGTTCAGCCTCGAGAACGCCAGACAGCTCGCGATACCCGTGTTCGTGCTGGTGACCGGCTCCATCGGCGGGATCATGCGCATCTCGCGCAACGAGTCGGCCGCGTTCATGAACGCGGACTTCGTGAAGACTGCGAACGCGAAGGGCGTTTCGAAGCTCAGGATCTACGCGCGACACGTCCTCCGGCCGACGATGGTGCCGCTGTCGACGACGATGGTCAGCCAGCTGTTGGCGCTGTTCACCGGGTCGTCGTTGCTCGTCGAGATCGTCTTCGGGATCCCCGGGATCGGTCGGCTGAGCTACCGTGCACTCATCGCACAGGACACGAGCGTCGTGCTGGGGTTCGTGTTGTTCTTCACGTTCGTTGCCACGATCG is a window encoding:
- a CDS encoding ABC transporter permease, whose protein sequence is MGLGWYITRRVGWSFIVTFIIVSITWALLAAAPNPEIAQAATQVALQGGDPAAAQEAAERARQLRGLDAPLYQRYIDYVTSVYTLDWGWSETRSQPVIQAILGALYYTAQYSIPWTLLVIVIGPIVGLYSSANQYSWKDHLATGFAFFGYAIPNFFFGIILLLIFGVELGWIPVIYNTGVPVFSLENARQLAIPVFVLVTGSIGGIMRISRNESAAFMNADFVKTANAKGVSKLRIYARHVLRPTMVPLSTTMVSQLLALFTGSSLLVEIVFGIPGIGRLSYRALIAQDTSVVLGFVLFFTFVATIANLVQDLTYTVLDPRIDFDDR
- a CDS encoding ABC transporter substrate-binding protein — protein: MSQGPARRGDEKHKRIDRRSWLKAIGVAGAAGLAGCSGGSNGSGGGNGTDQSGGGNGSNGSQPSNATNGSALGGGNESGNQSGGTSSGGVPEVGGTYSTVVSSSPETLNPLYNTEDGAGDLIGYALDYPYGFKPGTEYFQQLYDMTTDKGNVWVAKLRENLEFGGDYGEVTAEDFVYQVTQLHQSEWAATADASSWPSEVNVEATGDYEFQIELPNPNALYPETYDPLLYPIPKELMQPYVEEQNADGLRKEQELLGLGFAGNMGAYTLDSRNRSSSLTFKRNENYYLRDAEGVPEQFSKAPYFDTLEVQIVQEEQSRLAALEAGETDSAAVPPNRVSKFRNLERTDVYVIPQPYNEVCVYNMRDNGWNAGPGNLFRKKKFRQGLGCAVNKQRLVKGVFRGFADVEYTWQPQWSKWYPDDTSNIMEFGTGDLYGPEATQSRIKEAISDTDYGYSGGMLKNPSGETVNLTLYHSAGQPTERSMADFIAQEFKQNAGINVSVSAIQGAQFSREYWQQQIPDNPDQYEWSAGANNAGPREVTSANPWDMSVVFGLNTYPLNPTTANVFFQKDSAYNPYGYYPSWNASELFEQASSATSEEELQPIFNEIFAKISEDQPMGMLAFPAATTGYATGIDGPQENFFSGWDFSTWHRNG